The following coding sequences lie in one Xanthomonas hyacinthi genomic window:
- the gspG gene encoding type II secretion system major pseudopilin GspG: protein MRNIRSLTRSPSAARQSGMSLLEIIIVIVLIGAVLTLVGSRVLGGADRGKANLAKSQIQTMAGKIDNYQLDTGKLPSKLDDLVAAPGGVSGWLGPYAKATELNDPWGHPIEYKVPGDGKPFDLISLGKDGQPGGSSYDADIKYE, encoded by the coding sequence ATGCGAAATATCCGCTCCCTGACCCGTTCCCCCTCCGCCGCGCGCCAATCGGGCATGAGCCTGCTGGAAATCATCATCGTCATTGTGCTGATCGGCGCGGTGCTGACCCTGGTCGGCAGCCGCGTGCTCGGCGGCGCCGATCGCGGCAAGGCCAATCTGGCCAAGTCGCAGATCCAGACCATGGCCGGCAAGATCGACAACTACCAGCTGGACACCGGCAAGCTGCCGTCCAAGCTCGACGACCTGGTCGCCGCGCCGGGCGGCGTCAGCGGCTGGCTCGGCCCGTACGCCAAGGCCACCGAGCTGAACGATCCGTGGGGCCATCCGATCGAGTACAAGGTGCCCGGCGACGGCAAGCCGTTCGACCTGATCAGCCTGGGCAAGGACGGCCAGCCCGGCGGCAGCAGCTACGACGCCGACATCAAGTACGAGTGA
- the xpsI gene encoding type II secretion system protein XpsI: protein MKAQRGYTLIEVIVAFALLALALTLLLGSLSGAARQVQRADQLSRATLYAQSLLAAQDVEQPLRPGREQGSFEQGHYRWTLDVAPYVDARRPPDTTMTPGAPTLLQLSLQVRWGEAPAQALQWKTLRLVSAQSSAVSQ, encoded by the coding sequence ATGAAGGCGCAGCGCGGCTACACGCTGATCGAGGTGATCGTGGCGTTCGCGCTGCTGGCGCTGGCGCTGACCCTGCTGCTGGGTTCGCTGTCCGGCGCCGCGCGCCAGGTCCAGCGTGCCGACCAGCTCAGCCGCGCCACGTTGTACGCGCAATCGCTGCTGGCCGCGCAGGATGTGGAGCAGCCGCTGCGGCCCGGCCGCGAACAAGGCAGCTTCGAGCAGGGCCATTACCGCTGGACCCTGGACGTGGCGCCGTACGTGGATGCGCGGCGGCCGCCGGACACGACCATGACGCCGGGCGCGCCGACCCTGCTGCAGCTGAGCCTGCAGGTGCGCTGGGGCGAGGCGCCGGCGCAGGCGCTGCAGTGGAAGACGCTGCGCCTGGTCAGCGCGCAGAGCAGCGCGGTGTCGCAGTGA
- the xpsH gene encoding type II secretion system protein XpsH, which produces MRGVSLLEMLLVVGLIAIAAMLAASVLTGGIDGMRLRSAAKEIAAQLRYTRAQAIASGQPQRFLIDPQAHRWQAPNGRHGEIPPSLAIRFSGAREAQRRQDEGAIQFFEDGAATGGRIELQARKASWRIDVAWLTGEVKVGRPPQQAGP; this is translated from the coding sequence ATGCGCGGCGTGTCGCTGCTGGAGATGCTGCTGGTGGTGGGGCTGATCGCGATCGCCGCGATGCTGGCCGCCTCGGTGCTGACCGGCGGCATCGACGGCATGCGCCTGCGCTCGGCGGCCAAGGAGATCGCCGCGCAGCTGCGCTACACGCGGGCGCAGGCGATCGCCAGCGGCCAGCCGCAGCGCTTCCTGATCGATCCGCAGGCGCACCGCTGGCAGGCGCCGAACGGCCGCCACGGCGAGATCCCGCCATCGCTGGCGATCCGCTTCAGCGGCGCGCGCGAGGCGCAGCGGCGCCAGGACGAAGGCGCGATCCAGTTCTTCGAGGACGGCGCCGCCACCGGCGGGCGCATCGAGCTGCAGGCGCGCAAGGCCAGCTGGCGCATCGACGTGGCCTGGCTGACCGGCGAGGTCAAGGTCGGGCGTCCGCCGCAGCAGGCCGGGCCATGA
- a CDS encoding type II secretion system protein J — protein MSRAPRRAATRGFTLIEVLLATVLLVGGLTLAFATLRSATAISGRGESIAGRSERMRAVEGFLRRRLSGAQALALEIDSRTLQPVRFVGEPQRMLFVADLPDYLGRGGPYVHDLSVSGAGGQQRLAIALLQVQAGKQIAEAKPRAPEPLAEGLRQVRFRYRGIDPERGSIGPWQERWERTDQLPLLVSIELSSDDGMLWPPLVVALRQAGGAEARQ, from the coding sequence GTGAGCCGCGCACCGCGCCGCGCCGCCACGCGCGGCTTCACCCTGATCGAAGTGCTGCTGGCCACGGTGCTGCTGGTCGGCGGACTGACCCTGGCCTTCGCCACGCTGCGCTCGGCCACCGCGATCAGCGGCCGCGGCGAGAGCATCGCCGGGCGCAGCGAGCGCATGCGCGCGGTCGAGGGTTTCCTGCGCCGGCGCCTCAGCGGCGCGCAAGCGCTGGCGCTGGAGATCGACAGCCGCACCCTGCAGCCGGTGCGCTTCGTCGGCGAACCGCAGCGCATGCTGTTCGTCGCCGATCTTCCCGACTACCTGGGCCGCGGCGGCCCCTACGTGCACGACCTCAGCGTCAGCGGCGCCGGCGGCCAGCAGCGCCTGGCGATCGCGCTGCTGCAGGTGCAGGCCGGCAAGCAGATCGCCGAGGCCAAGCCGCGCGCGCCCGAGCCGCTGGCCGAGGGCCTGCGCCAGGTGCGCTTCCGCTACCGTGGCATCGACCCGGAACGCGGCAGCATCGGCCCCTGGCAGGAACGCTGGGAGCGCACCGACCAGCTGCCGCTGCTGGTGTCGATCGAACTGAGCAGCGACGACGGCATGCTGTGGCCGCCGCTGGTGGTGGCCTTGCGCCAGGCCGGCGGCGCGGAGGCGCGGCAATGA
- the xpsF gene encoding type II secretion system protein XpsF: MPLYRYKALNPHGEILEGQMEAASDAEVVLRLQEQGHMPMQARLAAQGGGTSLRGLFRPKPFDGAALVQFTQQLATLLGAGQPLDRALSILLELPEDERSKRTVGDIRDAVRGGAPLSAALERQHGLFSRLYINMVRAGEAGGSLHDTLQRLAEYLERSRELKGRVINALIYPAILVSVVGCALLFLLGYVVPQFALMYESLDVALPWFTEAVLGVGLFVRDWWIALLVVPGLGLLAVDRKRRDPVFRAAFDAWLLKQRFIGVLIARLETARLTRTLGTLLRNGVPLLSALGISRNVLSNLALTADVGAAADDVKNGYGLSASLSKGKRFPRLALQMIQVGEESGALDTMLLKTADTFEQETAQAIDRLLAALVPLITLVLASVVGLVIISVLVPLYDLTNAIG; the protein is encoded by the coding sequence ATGCCCCTGTACCGCTACAAAGCGCTCAATCCGCACGGCGAGATCCTGGAGGGCCAGATGGAGGCCGCCAGCGACGCCGAGGTGGTGCTGCGCCTGCAGGAGCAGGGGCATATGCCGATGCAGGCCAGGCTCGCGGCGCAGGGCGGCGGCACCTCGCTGCGCGGCCTGTTCCGGCCCAAGCCGTTCGACGGCGCGGCGCTGGTGCAGTTCACCCAGCAGCTGGCGACCCTGCTCGGCGCCGGCCAGCCGCTGGACCGCGCGCTGTCGATCCTGCTCGAACTGCCCGAGGACGAGCGCTCCAAGCGCACCGTCGGCGACATCCGCGACGCGGTGCGCGGCGGCGCGCCGCTGTCCGCCGCATTGGAGCGGCAGCACGGCCTGTTCTCGCGCCTGTACATCAACATGGTCCGCGCCGGCGAGGCCGGCGGCAGCCTGCACGACACGCTGCAGCGCCTGGCCGAGTACCTGGAGCGCAGCCGCGAACTGAAGGGGCGGGTGATCAACGCGCTGATCTATCCGGCGATCCTGGTCAGCGTGGTCGGCTGCGCGCTGCTGTTCCTGCTCGGCTACGTGGTGCCGCAGTTCGCGCTGATGTACGAGAGCCTGGACGTGGCCCTGCCGTGGTTCACCGAGGCGGTGCTGGGCGTGGGCCTGTTCGTGCGCGACTGGTGGATCGCGCTGCTGGTGGTGCCCGGGCTGGGGCTGCTGGCGGTGGACCGCAAGCGCCGCGATCCGGTGTTCCGCGCCGCGTTCGACGCCTGGCTGCTCAAGCAGCGCTTCATCGGCGTGCTGATCGCGCGGCTGGAAACCGCACGCCTGACCCGCACCCTGGGCACCCTGCTGCGCAACGGCGTGCCGCTGCTGTCCGCGCTGGGCATCTCGCGCAACGTGCTGTCGAACCTGGCGCTGACCGCCGACGTCGGCGCCGCCGCCGACGACGTCAAGAACGGCTATGGCCTGTCGGCGTCGCTGTCCAAGGGCAAGCGCTTCCCGCGCCTGGCGCTGCAGATGATCCAGGTCGGCGAGGAATCCGGCGCATTGGACACGATGCTGCTGAAGACCGCCGACACCTTCGAGCAGGAAACCGCGCAGGCGATCGACCGCCTGCTCGCCGCGCTGGTGCCGCTGATCACCCTGGTCCTGGCCTCGGTGGTCGGCCTGGTGATCATCTCCGTCCTCGTCCCCCTGTACGACCTCACCAATGCGATTGGGTGA
- a CDS encoding general secretion pathway protein GspK has protein sequence MSAAPGQARGAALVLVLWLIALLTALIGAFALTARTEGLQGKVLGDGAAAQERARAGLEYALTRLAGTPTQPGWRADGRRYRWQYEDATIDLRITDESGKLDLNLADAPLLAALVRAVGGDPQRAERIAAAIADWRDPDTLSQPNGGAEDPDYAAAGLPYGAKDAPFESLAELQLVLGMDADLYAKLLPNLTLYSGISRPAPDFAPAPVLTALGLDAQQVLAQRERNDPTPAATMGGGGGTYSIESRAQLAAGRAAVLRAVVCPGSSALPGTAYTVLRWEEGSTVR, from the coding sequence ATGAGCGCGGCGCCGGGGCAGGCGCGCGGCGCGGCGCTGGTGCTGGTGCTGTGGCTGATCGCGCTGCTGACCGCGCTGATCGGCGCGTTCGCGCTGACCGCGCGCACCGAGGGCCTGCAGGGCAAGGTGCTGGGCGACGGCGCGGCGGCGCAGGAACGCGCCCGCGCCGGGCTGGAGTACGCGCTGACCCGGCTCGCCGGCACGCCGACACAGCCGGGCTGGCGCGCCGACGGGCGCCGCTACCGCTGGCAGTACGAAGACGCCACGATCGACCTGCGGATCACCGACGAGAGCGGCAAGCTCGATCTGAACCTGGCCGACGCGCCGCTGCTGGCGGCGCTGGTGCGCGCGGTCGGCGGCGATCCGCAGCGCGCCGAGCGCATCGCCGCGGCGATCGCGGACTGGCGCGACCCGGACACTCTCAGCCAACCCAATGGCGGCGCCGAGGACCCGGACTACGCCGCCGCCGGGCTGCCGTACGGGGCCAAGGATGCGCCGTTCGAGAGCCTGGCCGAACTGCAACTGGTGCTGGGCATGGATGCGGATCTGTACGCCAAGCTGCTGCCGAACCTGACTCTGTACAGCGGGATTTCGCGCCCGGCGCCGGATTTCGCGCCGGCGCCGGTGCTGACCGCGCTTGGCCTGGATGCGCAGCAGGTGCTGGCGCAGCGCGAGCGCAACGACCCGACCCCGGCCGCGACGATGGGCGGGGGGGGCGGCACCTACAGCATCGAAAGCCGCGCGCAATTGGCCGCCGGGCGCGCGGCGGTGCTGCGCGCCGTGGTGTGCCCAGGCTCGTCGGCGCTACCGGGCACCGCCTACACTGTGCTGCGATGGGAAGAAGGATCGACCGTTCGATGA